In one window of Kitasatospora sp. MMS16-BH015 DNA:
- a CDS encoding NADP-dependent succinic semialdehyde dehydrogenase, translating to MAIATVNPATGETMETFVPYDDAAVEQRLALAEAAFAAFRLTSFEERAALLRGAADRLDAELEEIARTMTIEMGKPIGAARAEVAKCAKAMRWYADRAPGLLADEHPEAADVADSGAASVLVRYRPLGVVLAVMPWNFPLWQVVRFAAPALMAGNVGLLKHASNVPRTALALERVFREAGYPQGCFQTLLIDSKAVEGVIRDRRVAAVTLTGSEGAGRSVAAVAGDEVKKSVLELGGSDPFVVLPSADVAAAVKCAVTARVQNNGQSCIAAKRFIVHAEVYTAFTAAFTDRMRELRVGDPLLEETEVGPLATRQGRADLEELVSDAVAEGAVAECGGSRPEGMDDGWFYLPTVLTGVTPQMRIHHEEAFGPVATVYRVEDLDEAVALANDTPFGLSSSVWTNDVQEQERCVRDIEAGGVFFNGMTASHPAFPFGGVKRSGYGRELSDHGIHEFCNVTTVWRAR from the coding sequence ATGGCCATCGCAACCGTCAATCCGGCCACCGGGGAGACCATGGAGACCTTCGTCCCGTACGACGACGCCGCCGTCGAGCAGCGGCTGGCGCTCGCCGAGGCGGCGTTCGCGGCCTTCCGGCTCACCTCCTTCGAAGAGCGGGCGGCCCTGCTGCGGGGGGCGGCGGACCGGCTGGACGCCGAGCTGGAGGAGATCGCCCGCACCATGACCATCGAGATGGGCAAGCCGATCGGCGCCGCCCGGGCCGAGGTCGCCAAGTGCGCGAAGGCGATGCGCTGGTACGCCGACCGGGCACCGGGGCTGCTGGCCGACGAGCACCCGGAGGCGGCGGACGTCGCGGACTCCGGTGCCGCCTCCGTCCTGGTGCGCTACCGGCCGCTGGGGGTGGTCCTGGCCGTGATGCCGTGGAACTTCCCGCTCTGGCAGGTGGTGCGGTTCGCCGCCCCGGCCCTGATGGCGGGCAACGTCGGCCTGCTCAAGCACGCTTCGAACGTGCCGCGCACGGCACTGGCGCTGGAGCGGGTGTTCCGCGAGGCGGGCTACCCGCAGGGCTGCTTCCAGACGCTGCTGATCGACTCCAAGGCGGTCGAGGGCGTGATCCGGGACCGTCGGGTGGCCGCGGTGACGCTCACCGGCAGCGAGGGCGCCGGCCGTTCGGTGGCGGCCGTCGCCGGCGACGAGGTCAAGAAGTCGGTGCTCGAACTGGGCGGTAGCGACCCGTTCGTGGTGCTGCCGTCGGCAGACGTGGCGGCGGCGGTGAAGTGCGCCGTCACCGCCCGGGTGCAGAACAACGGACAGTCCTGCATCGCGGCGAAGCGGTTCATCGTCCATGCGGAGGTGTACACGGCGTTCACGGCCGCCTTCACGGACCGGATGCGGGAGCTGCGGGTCGGCGACCCGCTGCTGGAGGAGACCGAGGTCGGCCCGCTGGCGACCCGTCAGGGCCGGGCCGATCTGGAGGAGCTGGTGTCGGACGCGGTGGCCGAGGGAGCGGTGGCGGAGTGCGGCGGCAGCCGCCCCGAGGGCATGGACGACGGCTGGTTCTACCTGCCCACGGTCCTGACCGGGGTGACCCCCCAGATGCGGATCCACCACGAGGAGGCGTTCGGCCCGGTCGCCACGGTGTACCGGGTGGAGGACCTCGACGAGGCGGTGGCGCTCGCCAACGACACCCCGTTCGGCCTGAGTTCCAGCGTGTGGACGAACGACGTGCAGGAGCAGGAGCGGTGCGTCCGCGACATCGAGGCGGGCGGCGTCTTCTTCAACGGCATGACCGCCTCGCACCCGGCCTTCCCGTTCGGCGGCGTGAAGCGGTCCGGGTACGGCCGGGAGCTCTCCGACCACGGGATCCACGAGTTCTGCAACGTGACCACCGTGTGGCGCGCCCGCTGA
- a CDS encoding HdeD family acid-resistance protein, which produces MTSGLNAPQRPDRSPYGPDPADLLGKIAKSAWQAVLCAGLAALVLGCMVLAWPKATLVVAGIVFGLYLVVSGVLQLVAAFGTHVSTALRVMAFISGVLCVLLGLLCFRSALESVLLLALWIGIGWLFRGITQTVAAVSDPLMPARGWQLFAGVISVFAGVVLMVAPLTSLHALTVLTGVWLLAVGVVEIVTAVRIRRHLKA; this is translated from the coding sequence ATGACTTCAGGACTGAACGCACCGCAGCGCCCCGACCGGTCGCCGTACGGCCCGGACCCGGCGGACCTCCTCGGGAAGATCGCGAAGAGCGCCTGGCAGGCGGTGCTCTGCGCCGGACTGGCGGCGCTGGTGCTGGGGTGCATGGTGCTGGCGTGGCCGAAGGCGACGCTGGTGGTGGCCGGCATCGTGTTCGGGCTCTACCTGGTGGTCAGCGGGGTGCTGCAGCTGGTCGCGGCGTTCGGGACGCACGTGTCGACGGCGCTGCGGGTGATGGCGTTCATCTCCGGTGTGCTGTGCGTGCTGCTCGGGCTGCTGTGCTTCCGCAGCGCGCTGGAGTCGGTGCTGCTGCTGGCACTCTGGATCGGCATCGGCTGGTTGTTCCGGGGCATCACCCAGACCGTGGCGGCGGTTTCGGACCCGCTGATGCCCGCGCGGGGCTGGCAGCTGTTCGCCGGCGTGATCAGCGTCTTCGCCGGCGTGGTGCTGATGGTCGCTCCGCTCACCTCGCTGCACGCGCTGACGGTGCTCACCGGCGTCTGGCTGCTCGCCGTCGGCGTGGTCGAGATCGTCACGGCGGTACGCATCCGCCGTCACCTCAAGGCCTAG
- a CDS encoding NAD(P)/FAD-dependent oxidoreductase, translating into MVAVTRQTTAGSWRYGRSGRGTVAVVGAGVAGLTAAYRLQGAGLAVELFEADDRLGGHAHTQRAVGADGREVALDTGFLVHNERTYPHLVALFRELGVSTRDSEMSMSVRCDGCGLEYAGARGPAGLVAQPGALLRGRYLRMLAEVPRFHRRARALLADPAAGDPTLGEFLAAGAFSRYFVEHFMTPVVAAVWSCAPDLTGQYPARYLFAFLANHGMLSVTGSPTWRTVVGGSQTYVARIAEQLTGVHRSAPVRAVLRHEDGVTVTTQDSRSTEVDAVVIATHADQALRLLADPTPAEREVLGAFHYSVNPTVLHRDASHLPLAARARGSWNYRTAGCGDSAAGVRVSYDLNRLLGLDTPEHYLVTLNEDPDRPVPAEHVVSRTVYEHPIYTRESVAAQARLPGLSTGRTAFAGAYHGWGFHEDGCRSGLEAAQALLKVGAP; encoded by the coding sequence ATGGTGGCAGTCACCCGGCAGACGACGGCAGGCTCTTGGCGTTACGGGCGCTCGGGGCGTGGCACGGTGGCCGTGGTCGGGGCCGGGGTGGCCGGCCTGACGGCCGCGTACCGTCTGCAGGGCGCGGGCCTGGCCGTGGAATTGTTCGAGGCGGACGACCGACTGGGCGGGCACGCGCACACCCAGCGGGCGGTGGGCGCCGACGGCCGGGAGGTGGCGCTGGACACCGGGTTCCTGGTCCACAACGAGCGGACCTACCCGCACCTGGTGGCCCTGTTCCGCGAGCTCGGGGTCTCCACCCGCGACAGCGAGATGAGCATGTCGGTGCGCTGCGACGGGTGCGGGCTGGAGTACGCGGGCGCGCGCGGCCCGGCCGGGCTGGTCGCCCAGCCCGGCGCGCTGCTGCGCGGGCGGTACCTGCGGATGCTGGCCGAGGTGCCGCGCTTCCACCGCCGGGCGCGCGCGCTGCTGGCCGACCCGGCGGCGGGCGATCCCACCCTCGGTGAGTTCCTGGCGGCCGGCGCCTTCTCCCGGTACTTCGTCGAGCACTTCATGACGCCGGTGGTGGCGGCGGTCTGGTCGTGCGCACCGGACCTGACGGGTCAGTACCCCGCGCGCTACCTGTTCGCGTTCCTGGCCAACCACGGCATGCTCTCCGTCACCGGGTCGCCGACCTGGCGCACCGTGGTGGGCGGCTCGCAGACCTACGTGGCGAGGATCGCCGAGCAGCTGACCGGGGTGCACCGCTCGGCGCCGGTGCGGGCCGTGCTCCGCCACGAGGACGGCGTCACGGTGACCACACAGGACAGCCGGAGCACCGAGGTCGACGCCGTGGTGATCGCCACCCACGCCGACCAGGCCCTGCGGCTGCTGGCCGACCCCACCCCGGCCGAGCGCGAGGTCCTGGGTGCCTTCCACTACTCCGTCAACCCGACCGTGCTGCACCGTGACGCCTCCCACCTGCCGCTGGCCGCCCGGGCCCGGGGCTCGTGGAACTACCGGACCGCGGGGTGCGGCGACAGTGCCGCGGGCGTGCGGGTCAGCTACGACCTCAACCGCCTGCTGGGCCTCGACACCCCCGAGCACTACCTGGTGACGCTCAACGAGGACCCCGACCGGCCCGTGCCGGCCGAGCACGTCGTCTCCCGCACCGTGTACGAGCACCCGATCTACACCCGGGAGAGCGTCGCCGCCCAGGCCCGGCTCCCCGGGCTGAGCACCGGGCGCACCGCGTTCGCCGGTGCGTACCACGGCTGGGGCTTCCACGAGGACGGCTGCCGCTCCGGCCTCGAGGCGGCCCAGGCCCTGCTGAAGGTCGGCGCACCGTGA
- a CDS encoding cyclopropane-fatty-acyl-phospholipid synthase family protein codes for MTTHAEALAPDAFATADPQHWPDVARVPRTPLKAAVARGLLRRIARRRGLRVVLPGGRLLEPAPAEAPALRLHRPDAFFHRIGESGLIGFGESYQAGEWDSPDLVALLTALATAPETLVPTGAQWLRRLYVQRPPAGELSTPDNARTNIHRHYDLSNELFGLFLDPTLSYSSAVFPTGRGGAPVASWENLADAQHRKIDRLLDLGRVGAGTRVLEIGTGWGELAIRAAARGARVVSLTLSEEQLALARRRVAEAGAADRVEVRLCDYRAAEGEFDAVVSVEMIEAVGRPFWPAYFATIDRVLAPGGRAALQAITMPHERMLASSGTYTWILKYIFPGGQIPSTEAIRQAAARHTGLRVAACDSFGPHYAETLRLWRERFTERADEVAALGFDQVFRRMWELYLAYSEAGFRTGYLDVQQLLLTRPESTR; via the coding sequence ATGACCACGCACGCTGAAGCCCTCGCACCCGACGCGTTCGCGACGGCGGATCCGCAGCACTGGCCCGACGTGGCCCGCGTGCCCCGCACGCCGCTCAAGGCGGCGGTGGCCCGCGGCCTGCTGCGCCGCATCGCCCGCAGGCGGGGCCTGCGGGTCGTCCTGCCGGGCGGCCGGCTCCTCGAACCGGCCCCGGCCGAGGCACCAGCCTTGCGCCTGCACCGGCCGGACGCGTTCTTCCACCGCATCGGCGAGAGCGGGCTGATCGGCTTCGGGGAGTCCTACCAGGCCGGCGAGTGGGACTCGCCGGACCTGGTGGCGCTGCTGACCGCACTGGCGACCGCCCCCGAGACGCTGGTGCCCACCGGCGCCCAGTGGCTGCGCCGCCTGTACGTCCAGCGGCCGCCCGCCGGGGAGCTCAGCACGCCCGACAACGCGCGCACGAACATCCACCGGCACTACGACCTGTCCAACGAACTGTTCGGGCTCTTCCTCGACCCCACCCTCTCCTACTCCTCGGCCGTCTTCCCGACCGGCCGGGGCGGCGCACCGGTGGCCTCCTGGGAGAACCTCGCCGATGCCCAGCACCGCAAGATCGACCGGCTGCTTGACCTCGGCCGGGTCGGGGCCGGTACCCGGGTGCTGGAGATCGGCACCGGCTGGGGCGAGCTGGCAATCCGCGCGGCCGCGCGCGGGGCTCGGGTGGTCAGCCTCACCCTGTCCGAGGAGCAGCTGGCGCTGGCCCGGCGCCGGGTCGCCGAGGCCGGTGCGGCGGACCGGGTCGAGGTGCGGCTGTGCGACTACCGCGCCGCCGAGGGCGAGTTCGACGCGGTGGTGAGCGTGGAGATGATCGAGGCGGTCGGCCGGCCGTTCTGGCCCGCCTACTTCGCCACCATCGACCGTGTCCTGGCGCCGGGTGGCCGGGCGGCGCTGCAGGCCATCACCATGCCGCACGAACGGATGCTGGCCAGCAGCGGCACCTACACCTGGATCCTGAAGTACATCTTCCCCGGCGGCCAGATCCCCTCCACCGAAGCGATCCGCCAGGCCGCCGCACGGCACACCGGCCTGCGGGTGGCGGCTTGCGACTCCTTCGGTCCGCACTACGCCGAGACGCTCCGGCTGTGGCGCGAGCGCTTCACCGAACGGGCCGACGAGGTCGCCGCGCTCGGCTTCGACCAGGTCTTCCGGCGCATGTGGGAGCTCTACCTCGCCTACTCCGAGGCCGGGTTCCGCACCGGCTACCTCGACGTCCAGCAGCTCCTCCTCACCCGCCCGGAGTCGACCCGATGA
- a CDS encoding cyclopropane-fatty-acyl-phospholipid synthase family protein: protein MTPASRLAGLLTDLLGRPLPFRLKAWDGSTAGPADAPTVVLRNRRALRRLLWQPGELGLADAYISGDLDVEGDLAPALSQVRRALAGHGPVRPGARDWPRLLADAARLGVLGPRPVPPGGRARVRGALHSRARDRAVISHHYDLSNEFYALLLGPAMAYSCAYWTPKSDTLQTAQEAKFDLICRKLALEPGSRLLDVGCGWGALAVHAARAFGAQVTAVTLSARQHAFATAAVEAAGLGGQVKVLLRDYREIDGGSYDAISCVEMGEHVGDREYPAFARRLHGLLAPHGRLLVQQMSRGTVAPGGGAFIETYIAPDMHMRPVGETVALLESAGLEVRNVEALREHYARTIDAWHDNLREHRGEFTALVGEPTVRLWELYMAGSSLAFAERRMGVDHVLAVRPDGDGTSRVPATPAGWYPEGGA from the coding sequence ATGACCCCCGCCAGCCGCCTCGCCGGCCTGCTCACCGACCTGCTCGGCCGCCCGCTGCCGTTCCGCCTCAAGGCGTGGGACGGTTCGACCGCGGGCCCGGCCGACGCGCCGACCGTGGTGCTGCGCAACCGGCGCGCGCTGCGCCGTCTGCTCTGGCAGCCCGGCGAACTCGGCCTGGCCGACGCCTACATCAGCGGCGACCTCGACGTCGAAGGCGACCTCGCCCCGGCCCTCTCACAGGTACGGCGGGCCCTGGCCGGACACGGCCCAGTCCGCCCCGGCGCGCGGGACTGGCCCCGGCTGCTGGCCGACGCCGCCCGCCTGGGTGTGCTCGGCCCGCGCCCCGTACCGCCCGGCGGCCGGGCCCGGGTGCGCGGCGCCCTGCACAGCCGCGCCCGCGACCGGGCGGTGATCAGCCACCACTATGACCTCTCCAACGAGTTCTACGCCCTGCTGCTCGGCCCGGCCATGGCCTACTCCTGCGCCTACTGGACGCCCAAGAGCGACACCCTGCAGACCGCACAGGAGGCCAAGTTCGACCTGATCTGCCGCAAGCTCGCCCTGGAGCCGGGCAGCCGCCTGCTCGATGTGGGCTGCGGCTGGGGCGCGCTGGCGGTGCACGCCGCGCGTGCCTTCGGCGCGCAGGTCACCGCGGTCACCCTGTCGGCGCGTCAGCACGCCTTCGCCACCGCCGCCGTCGAGGCCGCCGGGCTCGGCGGCCAGGTGAAGGTGCTCCTGCGCGACTACCGGGAGATCGACGGCGGCTCCTACGACGCGATCAGCTGCGTCGAGATGGGCGAGCACGTCGGCGACCGGGAGTACCCCGCGTTCGCCCGCCGCCTGCACGGCCTGCTCGCCCCCCACGGCCGCCTGCTCGTCCAGCAGATGTCCCGCGGCACGGTGGCGCCCGGCGGCGGCGCGTTCATCGAGACCTACATCGCTCCCGACATGCACATGCGCCCGGTCGGCGAGACCGTGGCCCTGCTGGAATCCGCAGGGCTGGAGGTGCGCAACGTCGAGGCGCTGCGCGAGCACTACGCCCGCACCATCGACGCCTGGCACGACAACCTGCGCGAGCACCGCGGCGAGTTCACCGCCCTGGTCGGGGAGCCCACGGTCCGCCTGTGGGAGCTGTACATGGCCGGCAGCTCGCTGGCCTTCGCCGAGCGCCGGATGGGCGTGGACCACGTCCTCGCCGTCCGGCCGGACGGCGACGGGACCAGCCGGGTGCCCGCCACCCCGGCCGGCTGGTACCCGGAGGGAGGGGCGTGA
- a CDS encoding serine aminopeptidase domain-containing protein, producing the protein MKAAASAVDLAARAGRGGPARGLLVTVGAARPGTGAGRALPPGSRLRVHRAPERPSAAVLLLHGGRADSLQPVPRLALARLRMHPFAAQIARRPWGRQALVAAVRYRYRGWNGDQAHPVQDALQALDELSALAPGVPVLLVGHSMGARAALAVAGADAVRGVVALAPWCPPGEPVAHLRGRAAVFLHDESDRITSAAQTWDFAHRAAAAGADVRCVPMPNGGHAMIRGARRWHELAADHAGAVLARTPAPHPGGAAPSGRS; encoded by the coding sequence GTGAAGGCCGCCGCCTCCGCGGTCGACCTCGCCGCCAGGGCCGGCCGCGGCGGCCCGGCACGAGGGCTGCTCGTCACCGTCGGCGCCGCCCGCCCAGGCACCGGAGCCGGCCGGGCCCTGCCGCCGGGGAGCCGGCTGCGGGTGCACCGCGCGCCCGAGCGCCCCTCGGCCGCCGTGCTCCTGCTGCACGGCGGCCGGGCGGACAGCCTGCAACCGGTACCCCGCCTCGCCCTGGCCAGGCTCCGCATGCACCCGTTCGCCGCGCAGATCGCCCGGCGACCGTGGGGCCGCCAGGCACTGGTCGCAGCGGTACGGTACCGCTACCGGGGCTGGAACGGCGACCAGGCCCATCCCGTCCAGGACGCGCTGCAGGCCCTTGACGAGCTGTCAGCACTGGCCCCGGGAGTCCCCGTGCTCCTGGTCGGGCACTCGATGGGCGCCCGGGCGGCCCTGGCCGTCGCCGGCGCCGACGCGGTGCGCGGGGTGGTCGCCCTGGCGCCGTGGTGCCCGCCGGGCGAACCCGTGGCCCACCTACGCGGCAGGGCCGCCGTCTTCCTGCACGACGAGAGCGACCGGATCACCTCGGCCGCACAGACCTGGGACTTCGCGCACCGGGCAGCCGCGGCGGGAGCCGACGTCCGGTGCGTCCCGATGCCGAACGGCGGGCACGCGATGATCCGCGGTGCCCGCCGCTGGCACGAGCTGGCGGCCGACCACGCCGGCGCCGTCCTCGCCCGGACCCCCGCTCCGCACCCGGGAGGCGCTGCGCCGAGCGGGCGGAGCTAG
- a CDS encoding CsbD family protein has product MAATIGTETTVSDLSNKAQEVTGKAKEKLGSLTGDEELKGEGQADQAESKVRQAAEDLKGAAHDVADRVKGVLKRDN; this is encoded by the coding sequence GTGGCCGCCACCATCGGGACGGAGACCACCGTGAGCGACCTGTCGAACAAGGCGCAGGAAGTGACCGGCAAGGCCAAGGAGAAGCTCGGCAGCCTGACGGGCGACGAGGAGCTCAAGGGCGAGGGGCAGGCCGACCAGGCCGAGTCGAAGGTCAGGCAGGCCGCGGAAGACCTCAAGGGCGCCGCGCACGACGTCGCCGACCGGGTGAAGGGCGTCCTCAAGCGCGACAACTGA